Genomic DNA from Schistosoma haematobium chromosome 1, whole genome shotgun sequence:
GGCAACTCTGCTTAGTCAGAAACTAATTCCTGTTCCTTTGGATAGTTTATTTTAACTGAACAACTTGTACTTTTTGTTGTAATACGGTTTTTCTAGAGATATATAGCATAGCATTTGAATGTTGAAAGGAGTACGTGAAAATAATGTTATGCAACACTGATCATCTGTTATGAGTAATGAAGTGCGAGATCAAAATATCTAAGATCCAATTATATTCTTTACTGTTACATGGATATGTGCCGACACAATATAAACTATATAGTCTCAAATAGTTTATGGGATCTACTGGAAAATAAAAAAGCCTAAAATTGAGAATCTATCGTATAGACAGATTAGAAACCTAGGGAATAACCAAATGATTTAGGGAATAATTATGTCCTAATTTGTATTTCATAATGTTTGCTTATGCACTTGCTGGAAAAGTGCGTTGGGAATTAGACAAAATTCCATACTgaagaaatttattttgtagaattAAATCAACTTTTCGAGATTAATCATATTTATGGCACTTTCCTCTAACGTTGAGATTATGTGGATAAAAGATGGATTTTTACACCAAATGCCTCGTACAAATGTAGTGAATTATGTAAGGTGTAATTAAACCAGAATACACTGACTTTTTTCAAATGACGTGTAATAAACTATCTCTAATTTTTGTGAAAAACTAGCGCAATCTTCTGCGTTTTTGAGCATTAACAGTTTGATAACTGCGCGCTTTTCGAGTTTGACGTGATTTCCCACCAATAACTGGAAATATTCACCCTTCCAATACTACATTGGAATATTTAAACGCTTCTAAGTATACATATTGAGTCTTCGTCTCGCTGGTAGACAACCATAACAACAAATTCGACCATAATCATACCAAGACTGAACAACTGAGCGGTAGGTATAGCCCTCTTCCTAGTTGCTTCAAATGAGACAAAAACACATCCATTTGCTTGCAAACAAAGGACTTGTAGATAAGTTACTGAATCCATGAGAAGTTGTTTACTAGAACGGTCAAAAATAACATGGCAATTTAAGTCTCTCAGGTTCTATTCTTGCGTAGAATATATTCACTTATCTCTATTATTTTCCTCCTCTGGAACTTTTTTCTCGAGTACTTCCTCCCTAAATTGTCTCACATTTTACCTTTTAATCTATTAAATGGCATGCACAGTAATAATGTTTTCACCATTGCTAATATTATAACTACAAGGACGACTATCAGAGGAAGAGGTTTTAATTTAGATGTTATTAATAAGTCAAAAATCCTCGTTTCTAGAAACAAGATCATAAGAAAGCTCAAGAAGACACCAGAAAAAATCTTCGGGAAATGTGTTCAACATGGATCACTCAACTTAAACGACGAAACTGGACTTCTCACTAAGTAATCAGGATCACACTCCTACCCAGGTCTCTACTCCTAGTAAGACTAGCATGCAAAACAGAAACAGGTCGTCCTAAATTGCTCGCATTGCCtactattagagaaaaacagcACAAAAACGATAATTGAATCGCATGCCCGTCACCCGTAAAAACCAGTGACTTGTCATTTGAGTGTAAGTTTTGAAGTGGATGGGTTCACTTTCACTGCGATACAGCAGTACCTAGGCAGTACTATGGGTTTGCACTAAGTCATCCCTGTTCGTGGTTCTGGTACATTTTCTCAATTGTACAGAAAACACACCAACTGAACTAACAAAAGAGGGAGGGGACAAAGATGCTAGACAAAATCTTCTGATTCTGTTTAGTGTCCCAGTGTCAGAGAGTAGCTTATTCGACGGCAGGACAACCTTTGATAAAAATGAGTGGGACAAATAATGTACAATGATGGGAAAGAGTACCACTTTAGCCCACAAACACGATATGCAACAGTGGCGTTGGCTATCATGCAGCATGGACCTTCACAGCACTACGATTATTAGCGTTTTTAGGCTATCCCGTCAGTAACATCTCACAACCATTAAGTCTCCGCATCTACCTATAATCCTGAAACAGTGAGCATAAGACATTAACACAATGGTGTGAGACCTGTTCATGCACTCACTAGATTCGCACCAACTCCCAAGAGAATGGAAGCAGGCCACTCTTACTACAATCTTAAAAGGGGGGACAGAAAAAATTTAGTTACCGACCGATTGCATCAATCCTAATACTCTCGAAGGACTGGTGAATGAACAAATGAGGGAATATACGGATAAAAACAACATCCTCCACGAAGCTCGAAACGAGTTCAAGAAAGGTAGGTCATATGCAACCAATCTCCTCATAGTATGGGGAATCTGGACGACCTAATGGGACCATAAGATACCAGTTAATGCAACATTCCTCGATTTCGCAAAAGCCTTTGACACAGTACTTCATGTACTTTTCATAGCAAACATTGCAGTATTAATGGCCCACTTTTATCCTAGATCTGAAACTATTTAAGGAACAAGATAAATAGAGTGCACGCAAGTTGGGAGGTTTCAACATCAGGAGTTTCGCAAAGAACAATCCGCTAACAATTGTCTCTTCAGAGAGCGACCTCGAGCTTGTAACTACAGAGACTAAACAACGTTCAAATTACACGGAAGATGAAGCCAAGGCAAAAGCAACTCTATATATTATGCTCCCGAATGCCCCGTTACGGTCGAGGGTGGAGACAATCCGTCTCCCTCTCGAAAAGCTTCTACATAGCCATGTATATACAGCAACTGTCAGAAAATCCCtactcaacaagtacggagctaacacaaaaattgcccataaaaaggtcgtgtgtgaccgacctcaagcagttgtcccttgggcactgcggtcacgctcccaggtcactaagaccacctctaatcccatttttttttcaggtacctccagaacaacccttccacggtgtgggcgaccgggaagtgataaccgccctcatacctctaacaacactcaagaccactgtattcataatcaacctccgtcttcactttctattattcctcctacatcgactttcacctctaaacttcctttttcggcttccccctcaagtgtcaccatagccaacggtTCTAGTGcacaaaacactgtcccaggtctactgaaacgtCGCTCCAAACTatacattggagccttcaacgtacgcaccctaagtcaaatcggtcagcagacttccttggctaaaaccctagaatctcgtaacATTGATGTGTGATGTGTCTCCGTAACACGCAAACAAGATCCTAGTGtgatcattcatttgacctcacctcggcaaaacggagagccaacgagatacaccctccgtgtatctggcgacccgttggctagttctcgtggactggcaggtgtaggcatagcaccaAGTACGCgggcagaacaagcactattagagtggatccccgttaacggTCGTCTATGTACTGTTCGACTAAAcagctccgtaagaactcggaaggatagggacacacgtcgttgcctttttgtcgtttctgcctacgctcccactgactgcagctcggatTGAAGTGAAAGAtcaattttacagaaagctaaacgttcagacatagtactcgtagcaggtgactttcaTGCCCaggtaggtagcttaaaccaaacataaagacatttaggtgggtattttagtattccagttcagcgaacagataatggtgatatagtcctgtttgttgaagacgctgataaaattcaGTATTTTGGTAGTACTGAGCAaaaatgccaggatgtttgggatgcgcttctcctCCTTTAAATGCAAGTGGTttcttcaggactggcctgcgtcaacacatGAACTAAGGACAGgtagtgaagtagtcaaacgcaTCGACCCACAGAAAGCtgtaaaggactggcttctgttgaaCTTTCAAAACTCCTTGGTTGGTGCCCTAGAGATGGAGCAAAACTGGCTAGAAATGTTATCAGACATAGATAAgtatagaagccagtggcgatcttgATGAAACTTTATTTTACGttcttcataaaagtgaacTTCTCTAACTGaaaatttttttccttttgtaTTTTTCCTAACTGCACTgattttctcattattattgttatttcactcATACAGTAATTTATGTTGGTTGTTGTCCTTCTTTATCATTGTATGCACTTTACATTCTGTATTTTTTTTGCGACCTCTTTGTTATTGTTGGGAGCAACGTACTTGGTGTCCCCTCGAACCAATGTATACGTGTTcaagaaataaacaaacttcATGTGTGAAGAACTTGGCGCAATTATCCCAGAGTTGTTACCAACACTTCAAAACGTACGCAGCGCCTCAGCTAGAAGTCCACGATGTAGTAGTGCCCCAGTTCTTCGAGACACAAATCTCTTGAACGAAGGACAAAGATGGAAAGTTACATTTGTGGTAGGGTTAAAACATATATCGTACGACAGACTAACACCTGAGATTATTCTCGCTGGGCTACAGGGAGATAAGAGGTAATCTTATAGTGGAATACATATGAAGTAAACGAGACCACCCAACGCAAAGATATTACCAGGACATCATCACCACGCTTCTCCAGACAACCTTCGCAAGATTGCAAATCAAAAGGCAAACGCTTAGTTACGTTTTCACTTTACCCAAGTTACAATTTTCCTAAATTTTGAATGCTCTCCCAGCCTAAGTGAACACAGCCCCCAAATCCCCTGGtatggccaagagtggggagagtccgctttccctttcgaaatgctctcacatggccatgtgcatGGAACCACcgccatggaagtcctactcactgccttctctcggcgagggtgttgtctacgaaattaagaggacgaaaagcgaagcTCTGGCGCTTTAtccaggttggtggacacggagagtccacctaggggagttggaaaaccttgattccaatacaatagtgcacatgaatccagaatcctgagggaacaaatggcatatgaaccaatcgttggttaccgactaccatgggatcGCATCTCcatacattgctccactgccctgtggatcagacttttatgTCAAAGGTTGCGGacgtggccccctaagaaaaccacctgcttcggtttgcgcacccggacagtatcacaaccctcacacaactTGTGCGGCCCATAtttatctggtgcccccttgtaccaatattcgtgttcaaataaataagtaaataagtgaacACAGCCCCCTCATTGGATAGCTTCGGGAGATTTGACAAAAGCCTGCTCACCCATGGATCACCATCTCCCTCTTGGACCAGCAGTGTCTGACACATGTCTTATAAATTACCACGGTTATCATGACCGCATAACTCGTAACTACTACTTTTATATTTTCAGTCTCATTTTCTTACACATCAATTAATTAAAGTGTTTATTTATTCGTGAAATAATTGTCTCCTCTCAATACTCGAATTGTCACTCTTATTGCAACCAACCAACCTCCTGACTGGTAACTTAATAGCTGCTGGCATCCGGAAACCCTACAGCCCTGAGACAAAGGCACTTagctacaaaataaacaaagccACAAATGAATACCACAATGACTAGAATTATTGGTCAGGTGACTAGAATACCATCCATTTTACTTAATTAAATTCTAGGAACTGTACCAAAGCAAGAAgcaagtacaaagaaatcagTTGATTCATACAAGCTTGTAACAGATATTAGATAGCAAATTGGGATTTACCTTACTCTGCATGACAGAAATAATGTGGAATTTCCACACAtgagtgagactataatttatggctAGACTAATTAAATTTGATATCAGGCCTTCAATCTTCGCGCGAATTTTATCTATTCATTTGGTTCGATATTATTTTGACATTATAAATTATGTCAGTTCGAgatgaaaacaataaatctaATTCCCAATCCTAATGTTCAACTGTAACCCTAActctaattcttcacactaaccaataaccctcatttaaccatAGTGAGTTTGTGGATATTCCATAGTTATTTTAGCGTCGCCCGAAGGTCGCATATAAATCGTAGTCTCATCAAGCGAAAATAATTAAGTGCATACAACCTAATTGTCGGTTAAAATTAAGAGCGTAGACTAGTTGTTTAGACTTTCAGACAAACAACCGCGACTAAAGGTGTCCCAGTACCACGCCAACGACTAAAGAAACGAAACCAACTCCATGTTAACCTACTTATCACTCGAGAAAACAACAGAAACCCTAGACCTTAAAACACAATAATCAAAAGAGAATTTTTCGAACCACACAACCGGAatgctgatatatatatatatatatatatatatatatatatatatatgcgtccTATTGCACTCGCAAATTTGCTGTAAAGTATCTTCCGTGAGCAAAAGAAAAGTAACAAATATGTATGAAAAAAACTAGTCGTCCAGTCATATTTATTACTAGATTACATACCGAGATTTGACCACAACCAACAAAAAACCTAAATCCGACACTAATGTGTAGAACGCGCCACTTCAAGAAGGAGATACAAGACAGATTCAATATACGATAAATAAATTCGTAAAACCTACATGCTTAGAATTATCCACTACCTGTAAATTTAATTACTAACCTGTATTCTACGTCATTTCGTCTGAACGAGGACAGTGTCAGTGAATGCTGCATAAAAGATCGTTTGTTATAGGTTTGTGGCGTCCAAATAAATAAGTTGGTTGTAACTGACTTTAAAGTAAATCATCTAACAATCCCAGCCAGTTAATCGGGGTGCACACCATAGAATCCTCACAGTTAACCTCAGTGGGTCATTTTTGAACACTCAGTACCTTTAAATTGACAGCAGCATACAAAGACCtcatttatgtaaatataaGGAGTTACTCAGTCATTATGTTATTCGGATTGTAAATTATTATGTATCAGTGTGAATTTATCTTTGATCTTCCCCCTAAAGCGATTTTCCAGACTCCACCAAGTTTGTAACTTACGAGTTATGTCAGTGTTCACAAAGTGATAGATCGTATGGAGCTATCGAAAATGAACGTTACGGTTAAGAGATGGGAAGAAAGAAGACAAAACCTGTCTTATCTTTATTTTAGAAAGGGTCATATATCTAGATTGTGTAACTCATGTTTAGAGTGTGACGTTGAGAACTGCTAGATTCAACATCATTCAGTGTTAGTGATGGTATTAATAACTATGTAGGGATGTTAGTTTGAAATTGGAGCTCATTGAAGATGTTTTTGAATATTATTCCGGTTAAACCGTATGTTTCCAATGAAACTTTCGATAAATCACACCCTCCTGCATAGCGTTTCTGATACTTCATTGGAAGGCGAAGAATTGGTCAGTTGATTTTCGAATGTAAAGAAGCCTTGGTAAACTTAACGAATCTGAATGTCACTACCGCCTAGAAATGATTGGAAGCGAATTCAGAGATATATTCGCCAGGTGCCAGTGAGTCTGCGGATTGCCAGCACAGATGATTCGTGTCAAATTAATGTGGGCTTTCTCGAGTTTCGTGCTTGTGAGTCCCCTCGGTCTACCGGTAAAAGAAACCAGGCTACTAGAGAATACGTTTTTATTCTTAAATCTCGGAAGGTGATGTATTGTGTACTTAACTGGTATTGTTTGGTGGTTGAAAGATCTGTCATTTCAGCACAGTTGTCAACTACTTTCATTTTTTCCTTGGGACTATATGTAAAGGAGATGCCCAACAGCTATTAGACGAATGGATAATACCTGGCTGTAGCATGTAGCTGAATTCACTTAGAGCGATTTTAGGCGCATCTAATGTTAGTCTTCAAGACCCAGCAAACAAAAGTGCGCCTTCAGTTACAGTTGTTTAACTTATCTTTAATTTACTTTTGAAAAGGTGAAGATTCGGCTTGGTTAGATTTGGAAATTCTGCTAGTAAATCCTGGTATTTTGCAGTTGTTGTTGGCGAaatattaaagaggaagaatgtatttgtagaatctcagcgaaagaatttgaagtaaagtAAGAATCAGTAATCTAACGTCTAGCGTTTTAAAGACCATATTTGGGATAAAGATAAACtgatgtatttaatgtgaaTGAAGACAAGTTATACAGAATGATCACATCTGCGATGCTGAGCCATGCCAATCGACTGAATGAATGCTCCCGCGTTGGTCTTCTCTCATTGTTAAACGTCTGAAAGTGAATGTTCTCAGTAATTACGTGTTCAACTTCAAAGATTTTGGGTTTATGATTCAGTACCACCACATAATCATGAGTATGATCATTTAACTATGCTTCTGAAAAAAACATCCTGTCGAATGCAAgtgatatttataaatagttagaTGTTTCTTTGCTTTGAGGATAGCAATAGTATTGCTGAGGTGAAATTAGAATGTGGATTATCTATTAGTAGTGAGTTTTGACCTTTAGCGCGTTTAACATAGAAGTGAGTACAGATGAAACTGAGATTTCAAAGGGCTCGATCTGAAGTGGAAGTTATTTCATAATCTGAATGAGTTTCACACAAACTATGTTGATAAAAGTAGTTCACTTGATTTTATGCTTTATAAAACATTCATACCGTCTCAAAAATGCGTCTAAAAATTTCGGTTAATTATGGACAAAGTTATTTTGGCGAGAATATGTTTCGTGATGAGTTTTACGgaagcggacgcccccttcaccttcgcttacatgaacatcaattagcagtcaaacgtcATGATacttcctcacttatatcaatacacgtgacaactgcggacactcattcgattgggaaaatgtggaaatcttgaacagaggaaattccaaaaacactagagaatttttagaagcctagCACTCAGGTCagtcagcaatcaacaagcacactGAAATCtttccaatttatcaaccaatcaggaaaatgaTGCACAAATATGGGGACGAAAATCAAACCgttgggagacacaaccaaaacaaagaagtaaacaatgacaaatttaaggtcagtaagaaccaatcaacatcgaggtgtacagaacaagctgtgaaacgcatatggagaaattcgaacacttcacttctacctgaattttgtgctgatgatgtcgttcagaagaacgatgaaagctccacgaccagaccatccagctcagagaacaaaactccatcaaatccAATTGGTACTTTATCTGAATTTACAGCAGGAGAattgatgttattattattagtattattattcacaaacatcttatgggtacataagtgttgtgaagaaaccatttcgggtttcttcaaaaaatgcccTAGTACACCATTTTCAGTAATGTTgacattatacttgccatatttaaaaaaacttagagtaataatagtagaatattaataataataaatctggtctgtgtaattgagaagaatattaaaTTGGgcttaaagaaggaaatggagaaaataagggaatagaaataaacccaagcaacacaaaaaggggaaataaagcggACGAAAGCGTAAATAAAGGGGAAATGTCGCTTTTTCCCCCTTACGTCGTGTATTTGGGGGAAATTTGTCGACAATTCTACGTAATGTacagtgtttgaatgaaccgcATCCAGAACTGAAGTTTTCATAAACTTCGACAAATTAAGGCACcacttaataaaaaaacaaaagtatTGTCATAAAAACAAGGTACAAAATACGGAACCAGGCATTCGGTTGATACGCATATAGACTGAGTTCGTTTGTTGTTTAGCTAAAGTGTTCCGACATGCTTTGGAGCCATCACAAAAAACTTACGTGATGCAGGTGAGTGATGTGCTCTCAGATTTCCATGTTCATTGTAACTGGTTACCTTGTAAGGCCAATACTATGAGTTCTATTGAAGTCAGTGAGAATGTTCGTAGACGTAGGGCCACTGTGAACTCGTCACTTTCCCTTGGCTGTCATAGATCCACTTATAACAGAAGGTGGAATAAAATGAGAGCTGCTTTCATGAAAAAATATGACTTTCTTTCGTTCAGTGAGTTTGCTAATGAAAGCACCCTAAAAGGTAACTGAGTTCAACAATGTTGTTTATCAAATTGACAGAAGTAAATAGAGAAATCAGTTTTAATGAAAGTACTTCAACTATTACACCGTCCTCTAGCAACATCAATCAGAGGCTTTCAGATAATAGTGGTATGTACATTTAATTCATACGTGAGTATAGTTCTTATAGGATGTACTGAAGTGAACTTGTGCTCTCAAAAAATCGTGAATCGCAAAGAACTGATGAACGACTTTATGATGTATATAATGTCAAATACATCTCTGAGAATAAGAGATGCTGATCGGGTTCTGTACGGTCTACGATGTCTTATCCCGGACATACCGAAAAGCATCAGAGGTGTTCTGAAGACTTGTCCAAGTGTTCAGCCAAAGTTCATCGGCAGTGGGGTTTACTACCATCTAGGATTGAGAACCAGTCTGCTAAGATACGTTGAGCTTTGGTTGTGTACTATTGATTTTGACTCTTTAAATTTGTATGTCAATATAGATGTGCTTTCTATGTCTAGAAGCTCCAATCAACAGTTATGGCCTATACTAGGACGGATCATTGCCCCTTTTCTATCTACTGATATTGGAATCTTTAGGTGCTCCGTAGTTAGCCATGAACACACATGGATCTCGGTTAAGGACATAAATTGTAAATGTATGGCCATCAATTGTAGGAATTATCTAGTTCTAATCCCATTGCTGCATACTTGGCTGTAAATGcattttgtttcactagtgtttAATAAATGACGACAAATGATTTAATTAAGTCTTATGTTATTTTACGGCTGCATACGAAGTAACCTATATCTATTACTTAAACTTCAGGTGCCTTAACTCACCGCTTTCTGTGATCCTCTGTCAACGAAAAAGACCTTGGTAATCTCTGTGACATCGCGACACAAGGTTACTTTCACGATATCCGAGACAAGATGATAAAGCGTaatagaagaaaagaaaatcagGTATGTattaatttaaagtgataacctCCCTACGGCTTTATGGTTGCAGTCAACAACATTAACAAACATAACCGTAAGTTCAGCTTCAAGTATTTGGCTGTGCCAAAGCAAGTCATTGAGATATGGTTgtgactttttttcttttttttaattcagaATTCACAGGACGACTACCTCAATTCTCAA
This window encodes:
- a CDS encoding hypothetical protein (EggNog:ENOG410VJ0D~COG:S) yields the protein MQVSDVLSDFHVHCNWLPCKANTMSSIEVSENVRRRRATVNSSLSLGCHRSTYNRRWNKMRAAFMKKYDFLSFSEFANESTLKEVNREISFNESTSTITPSSSNINQRLSDNSGCTEVNLCSQKIVNRKELMNDFMMYIMSNTSLRIRDADRVLYGLRCLIPDIPKSIRGVLKTCPSVQPKFIGSGVYYHLGLRTSLLRYVELWLCTIDFDSLNLYVNIDVLSMSRSSNQQLWPILGRIIAPFLSTDIGIFRCSVVSHEHTWISVKDINCKCMAINCRNYLVLIPLLHTWL